One window of Nicotiana tomentosiformis chromosome 11, ASM39032v3, whole genome shotgun sequence genomic DNA carries:
- the LOC104096055 gene encoding sterol 14-demethylase, with product MELGDNKILNAGLLLVATLVVAKLISALIMPRSKKRLPPVIKSWPILGGLLRFLKGPVVMLREEYPKLGSVFTLNLLNKNITFFIGPEVSAHFFKAPETDLSQQEVYQFNVPTFGPGVVFDVDYTIRQEQFRFFTESLRVNKLKGYVDQMVMEAEEYFSKWGDSGEVDLKYELEHLIILTASRCLLGEEVRNKLFEDVSALFHDLDNGMLPISVIFPYLPIPAHRRRDNARKKLAEIFANIIDSRKRTGKAEGDMLQCFIDSKYKDGRATTESEITGLLIAALFAGQHTSSITSTWAGAYLLCNNKYMSAVVDEQKNLMKKHGNKVDHDILSEMEVLYRCIKEALRLHPPLIMLLRSSHSDFTVKTREGKEYDIPKGHIVATSPAFANRLPHVYKNPDTYDPDRFAPGRDEDKVAGAFSYISFGGGRHGCLGEPFAYLQIKAIWSHLLRNFEFELISPFPEIDWNAMVVGVKGKVMVKYKRRKLSTE from the exons ATGGAGTTAGGGGACAACAAGATTCTTAACGCGGGGTTGCTGCTAGTAGCGACCCTAGTGGTAGCCAAACTCATATCAGCATTAATTATGCCCAGATCTAAGAAGCGGCTGCCTCCAGTGATCAAATCCTGGCCAATTCTCGGTGGGTTGCTTCGATTCCTCAAAGGCCCAGTGGTTATGCTGCGGGAGGAGTACCCTAAGCTTGGTAGTGTGTTCACTCTGAATCTACTGAACAAGAATATCACGTTCTTCATTGGCCCAGAAGTGTCGGCCCATTTCTTTAAGGCCCCAGAAACCGATCTCAGTCAACAAGAGGTTTATCAGTTCAATGTGCCTACTTTTGGCCCTGGTGTGGTTTTTGACGTTGATTATACTATCAGACAAGAGCAATTTAGGTTCTTTACTGAATCTTTGAGGGTAAATAAATTGAAGGGATATGTGGATCAGATGGTCATGGAAGCTGAG GAGTACTTCTCAAAATGGGGTGATAGTGGTGAAGTGGACTTGAAGTATGAACTGGAGCATCTTATCATACTGACAGCTAGTAGATGTCTGTTGGGAGAAGAGGTTCGCAATAAACTCTTTGAGGATGTCTCTGCTCTCTTCCATGACCTGGACAATGGGATGCTTCCTATCAGTGTAATATTTCCCTACCTTCCCATTCCAGCCCATCGCCGTCGTGACAATGCCCGCAAGAAGCTCGCGGAGATCTTTGCAAACATCATAGATTCTAGAAAACGTACAGGCAAGGCGGAGGGCGATATGTTACAATGCTTCATTGACTCCAAGTACAAAGATGGGCGGGCAACGACAGAGTCTGAGATCACAGGTCTTCTGATTGCTGCTCTTTTCGCTGGGCAACACACCAGTTCCATCACCTCCACTTGGGCAGGGGCATACCTTCTCTGCAACAACAAGTACATGTCTGCCGTCGTAGATGAACAgaagaatctgatgaagaaacaTGGGAATAAGGTCGATCATGACATCCTTTCCGAGATGGAAGTCCTCTATAGATGCATAAAGGAAGCCCTGAGACTCCATCCTCCACTGATAATGCTTCTACGTAGTTCGCATAGTGATTTCACTGTTAAAACCAGGGAAGGAAAAGAGTATGATATTCCTAAGGGCCATATTGTTGCGACATCACCTGCTTTTGCAAACAGGCTGCCACATGTCTACAAGAATCCAGATACTTATGACCCCGATAGGTTTGCTCCTGGTCGAGATGAAGATAAGGTAGCAGGAGCATTCTCGTATATTTCTTTTGGTGGAGGCAGGCATGGTTGTCTTGGGGAACCATTTGCTTATCTGCAGATAAAAGCAATATGGAGTCACTTGCTGAGAAATTTTGAGTTCGAATTGATCTCGCCTTTCCCTGAAATCGACTGGAATGCAATGGTTGTTGGTGTCAAAGGCAAAGTAATGGTGAAGTACAAGCGCCGAAAGCTCTCCACTGAATAA